The Streptomyces sp. M92 nucleotide sequence GTACCACGGCGGCATGGTGGCGATGGTGCGACACCTGACGGGCGAGAGCCCGGAGGCGTACGTCGGCGACTCGGCCACCCCGGACCAGGTGAAGACGCGGACGCTGGGCGAGGAGACGCATCGCGTTTTCCGGGCGCGGGTGGTCAACCCGCGCTGGATGAGCGCCATGAGAAGGCACGGCTACAAGGGTGCTTTCGAGATGGCGGCGACTGTGGACTACCTCTTCGGGTATGACGCCACGGCCGGGGTCGTGGACGACTGGATGTACGAGAAGTTGTCTGCCGAGTACGTGTTCTCGCCCGAGAACCAGGCATTCATGCGGAAGTCCAACCCCTGGGCACTGCGCGGCATCACGGAAAGGCTGCTGGAGGCCGCCGACCGGGGTCTGTGGGCGGAGCCGGACCAGGAAACCCTGGACCGGCTCCGGGCGACCTACCTCGAACTTGAGGGGGATCTGGAGGGAGACGCGTGATCCCTCTGGAAAACCCCGCGAGTGCGGGGAGCGCACCGAGTACGTCTTGGACCCGGAGAAACGGGACGGACCACCCCCGCATCGGCGGGGAGCAGGCATTCACTGTCGCTGATCGACATGTGAATCGCGCGCATTTCTCGACTGAACCACCCGAAGGAGTGATCACCGCGTGAGCATGCCTTTTCCGTTCACTGCAGTCGTCGGACAGGACGACTTGCGTCTGGCACTACTCCTCAACGCGGTGAGCCCAGCCGTCGGTGGCGTCCTTGTGCGTGGTGAGAAGGGCACCGCGAAAAGCACCGCCGTACGCGCGCTGTCCGCGCTGCTGCCGCCGGTGGACGTCGTCTCCGGGTGCCGTTTCTCCTGCGACCCCGACTCCCCCGACCCGGGCTGCCCGGACGGTCCGCACGAGCCGGGTGCCTTCGCCTCGCGGCCGGCGCGGATGGTCGAGCTGCCCGTCGGCGCCTCCGAGGACCGGCTGGTGGGCGCCCTCGACATCGAGCGGGCGCTCGCGGAGGGCGTGAAGGCGTTCGAGCCGGGCCTCCTCGCTGACGCGCACCGCGGGATCCTCTACGTCGACGAAGTCAACTTGCTGCACGACCACCTCGTCGACTTGTTGCTGGACGCCGCCGCCATGGGCGCCTCCTATGTCGAGCGTGAGGGTGTGTCGGTGCGGCACGCCTCGAAGTTCCTGCTCGTCGGGACGATGAACCCTGAAGAGGGGGAGTTGAGGCCCCAATTGTTGGACCGGTTCGGTCTCACCGTCGAGGTCGCCGCCTCGCGCGAGCCCGACCAGCGCGTGGAGGTCGTACGGCGTCGGCTGGCCTACGACGACGACCCGGCCGGGTTCGCCGCGCGCTGGGCGGACGAGGAGGCCGCCGTACGGGCGCGGATCGTGGCGGCGCGGGCGCTGCTGCCGTCGGTGCGGCTGGGCGACGGGGCGCTGCGGCAGATCGCGGCGACCTGTGCCGCCTTCGAGGTGGACGGCATGCGCGCCGACATCGTCATGGCGCGGACCGCGACCGCGCTGGCGGCGTGGGCCGGGCGGACCGACGTACTGGCGGAGGACGTGCGGCAGGCCGCGCTGCTGGCACTGCCGCACCGGCGGCGGCGGAATCCGTTCGACGCGCCGGGGCTGGACGAGGACAAACTGGACGAGACGCTGGAGGAGTTCGGCGGGCAGGACGGGGACGGCGGTGGGGACGACGATCCCGACCCGGGTCCCGACGGCCCCGGTGGGCAGCCGGAGCCCGATGACGCGCCGCAGGGCGACGGTGACGCCGCCGCGCGGCCCGAGGCCGGGGAGGGCGGGGAGCCGCAGCCTGCCGGTGGTGCGGGTGAGCAGTCGCCCGCGCGTGCCGCCGAGCCGTTCCGGACCAAGGTGCTGAGCGTGCCGGGGCTCGGTGAGGGTGCCGCCGGGCGGCGTTCGCGGGCGCGGACCGAGCACGGGCGGACCACCGGGGCCCGGCGGCCGCAGGGTGCCCTGACCAAGCTGCATCTGGCCGCCACCGTGCAGGCCGCCGCCCCGCACCAGCGGGCGCGGGGACGGTCGGGGCCCGGCCTGGTGGTGCGGCGGGACGACCTGCGGCAGGCGAGCCGGGAGGGGCGCGAGGGCAATCTCGTGCTCTTCGTCGTCGATGCCTCCGGCTCGATGGCCGCGCGGCAGCGGATGAGCGCCGTGAAGGGTGCCGTGCTGTCGCTGCTGCTGGACGCCTACCAGCGGCGGGACAAGGTGGGACTGGTGACCTTCCGGGGTTCGGCGGCCGACGTCGCGCTGCCGCCGACCTCGTCGGTGGACGCGGCGGCGGTGCGGCTGGAGTCGCTGCCGACCGGGGGGCGTACGCCGCTCGCCGCCGGGCTGCTCAAGGCGCACGAGGTGCTGCGGGTCGAGCGGCTGCGGGACCCGGCGCGGCGGGCGCTGGTCGTGGTGGTGACGGACGGGCGGGCCACGGGTGGTCCCGAGCCCGTCGCGCTGGCGGGGCGGGCGGCGCGGCTGTTCGCGGCCGAGGGCACCGCGTCCGTGGTCGTGGACTGCGAGTCGGGGCCGGTGCGGCTGGGGCTGGCCGGGCGGCTCGCGGGTGAGCTGGGCGGTACGGCGGTGACGCTGGACGAGCTGCGGGCGGACTCGATCGCCGGCTTGGTGAGGGACGTGCAGGGGACGAGGAGGGCCGCGTAGTGCCGAAGGGGCAGCCGAGTGTCGTGCCGGACGACGGCCTGACGACCCGTCAGCGGCGTAATCGTCCGTTGGTCGTCGTGCACACGGGCATCGGGAAGGGCAAGTCCACCGCCGCCTTCGGGCTGGCGCTGCGCGCCTGGAACCAGGGGTGGCCGATCGGGGTGTTCCAGTTCGTCAAGTCGGCGAAGTGGAAGGTCGGCGAGGAGAACGCACTGCGGGTGCTCGGCGCCAGCGGTGAGGGCGGGTCCGTCGACTGGCACAAGATGGGCGAGGGCTGGTCCTGGGTCCAGCGGGACGCCCAGATGGACAACGAGGAGAAGGCCCGGGAGGGCTGGGAGCAGGTCAAACGGGACCTGGCCGCCGAGACGTACCGGCTGTACGTGCTGGACGAGTTCGCCTACCCGATGCACTGGGGCTGGGTCGACACCGACGAGGTGGTGTCGGTGCTGCGGGAGCGGCCCGGGACCCAGCACGTCGTGATCACCGGGCGGAACGCGCCGGAGAAGCTGGTGGAGTTCGCCGATCTCGTCACCGACATGTCCAAGGTCAAGCACCCGATGGACGCGGGGCAGAAGGGGCAGAGGGGCATCGAGTGGTGACCTCGTCCGCGTCCTCGTCGGTGCCCCGGCTGGTCGTCGCCGCGCCCTCCTCGGGGAGCGGCAAGACCACCGTCGCCACGGGGCTGATGGCCGCGCTCGCCGGGCGCGGGCTCGCCGTGTCGCCGCACAAGGTCGGGCCCGACTACATCGATCCCGGGTACCACGCGCTCGCCACCGGGCGGGTGGGGCGGAACCTGGACGCCTACCTGTGCGGGCCCGAGCTGATCGGGCCGTTGTTCCTGCACGGGGCGCGCGGGTGTGACATCGCCGTGGTCGAGGGCGTGATGGGGCTGTACGACGGGGCCGCCGGGGAGGGCGAGCTCGCGTCCACCGCGCAGGTCGCCAAGGTGTTGCGGGCGCCCGTCGTGCTCGTCGTGGACGCGTCGTCGCAGTCGCGGTCGGTGGCGGCGCTGGTGCACGGGTTCGTGTCCTTCGATCCGGAGGTGCGGATCGGGGGCGTGATCCTCAACAAGGTCGGGTCGGACCGGCACGAGGCGCTGCTGCGGGAGGCGGTGGACTCCGTCGGGGTGCCGGTGCTGGGGGTGTTGCGGCGGGCCGCGCAGGCGGAGACGCCGGCTCGGCATCTGGGGTTGGTGCCGGTGGCCGAACGGGGTTCGCAGGCGGTGGAGGCCGTTGCCGCGATGGCGGCGCAGGTGGCCGACGGGTGTGATCTGGAGGCGTTGGTCGGGCTGGCGCGGGGGGCCGGTGCGTTGTCCTGTGCGGCGTGGGATGCGGGTGACGCCTTGGTTTCCCCGCCCCCGCCGCCCCTTCCCGTCCCGTCCCTGGGGGCTGCGCCCCCAGACGGGCTGAAGTGCATTGCCGTTGCCGGTGGGGCCGCGTTCACGTTCTCCTACGCCGAGCACTCCGAGCTGCTCACCGCCGCCGGGGCCGAGGTCGTCACGTTCGATCCGTTGCGGGACGAGGAGCTGCCCGAGGGGACCGCCGGGCTCGTCGTCGGGGGCGGGTTCCCCGAGGTGTACGCCTCCGAGCTGTCCGCCAACGAGCCGCTGCGCAAGGCCGTCGCCGAGCTGGTGCTGGGCGGTGCTCCCGTCGCCGCCGAGTGCGCGGGGCTGCTGTACCTGTGCCGGGAGCTGGACGGGCTGCCTATGTGCGGGGTGCTGGACGCCTCGGCCCGGATGTCGGAGCGGCTGACGCTGGGATACCGGGACGCCGTGGCCGTGTCCGACAGTGCGCTGGCCGTCGCGGGGACGCGGATGCGGGGGCACGAGTTCCACCGGACCGTGGTGGAGCCGGGGGCCGGGGCCACGCCGGCATGGGGGATGCGGGCGCCCGAGCGGCGCGTCGAGGGATTCGTGGAGCGCGGTGTGCACGCGAGCTATCTGCACACGCACTGGGCGTCCGAGCCCGGTGTCGCCCGTCGGTTCGTGGAGAGGTGCCGAACGTCATGAGCAGCCGTCTGGTGGGGGTCGGGGTCGGCCCGGGTGACCCCGAGCTGGTGACCGTCAAGGGGGTCAACGCGCTGCGGGCCGCCGATGTCGTCGTCGTGCCCGTCATGGACACGGGTGAGCGGGGGCGCGCCGAGGCGACCGTGCTGCACTACGTGGGCGCCGAGAAGGTCGTACGGGTCGTGTTCGCGCTCAACGAGCGCACCGACCGGGCGCGGCGCGAGGCGGCCTGGGACGCGGCCGGGGAGCGGGTCGCCGGGCTGCTGCGGGAGTACGGGCGCGTCGCCTTCGCCACCATCGGCGACCCCAACGTGTACTCGACCTTCACCTACCTCGCGCAGACCGTCGGCGAGCTGGTGCCGGGCACCGTCGTGGAGACCGTGCCGGGGATCACCGCGATGCAGGACCTCGCGGCGCGGTCGGGGGCCGTGCTGACCGAGGGCACCGAGCCGCTGACGCTGGTGCCGGTGACGGCGGGCGCGGCCGTGCTCAAGGACGCGTTGAACGGGCCCGGGACCGTCGTCGCCTACAAGTTCGGCCGGCAGGCCGCCGAGGTGGCCGAGGCGCTGCGGGAGACCGGGCGGCTGGACGACGCCGTGTGGGGGTCGGCGCTGGGACTGCCCGAGGAGTCGGTACGGGCGGCCGCCGAGCTGGACGGCGGGCCGCTGCCCTACCTCTCGACGCTCATCGCGCCCGCCCGGCGCGAGGGCGGGCGGGGCGGGAAGTTGTGAACCGGGGCCGGTCACTCCGCCACGCCGACCACCAGCCAGATGAACGCCGCGCCCGCGACCGTGCACAGCAGCGTCGAGCGGGCCGGGTGCTCGTGGTGGGCCTCGGGGAGGATCTCGGCGGCGGCGAGGTAGAGCAGCGCACCGCCGAAGAGGCCGAGGTAGGCGCCGAGTACGCCTTCGGGGATCTCGAACAGGAGCGTGGACGCGGCACCGGCCACGGGGGCCACCGCGTCGGCGAACAGCATCGCGACGGCGCGGCGGCGGGCGTTCCCGTACAGGCTGGTGAGCGTGTAGGTGTTGAAGCCGTCCGCGAAGTCGTGGGCGATCACGGCCATCGCGACCGCCGCTCCCATGCCGCCGCCGACCTGGAAGGCCGCGCCGATCGCCACGCCGTCCATCGCGCTGTGCCCGACCATCGCGGCCGCGGCCGTCAGGCCCACCTCGGGCGAGCGGTGTCCGTGCTCCTCGGCGCCGTGCGCGGCGCGGCGGGCGGCCAGCAGGCGTTCCACCAGGTGCGCCAGCAGGAAGCCGGCGACGAAGAGCAGCAGCGCCTCGGGCACGCCGAACACCTCGTCGCCGGCCGCCTCCAGGGCTTCCGGCAGCAGGTCGAGGCCGACCACGCCCAGCATCAGGCCGCCGGCCAGACCGAGGACCAGGTGGCGCCGGTCGGTCACCCGCTGTGCCGTCCAGCCGCCGGCCAGCGTCATCAGGAACGCGCCGAGCGCGACGAAGACCGCCATGGGCCCTTGCTATCCGATCGGAGCGCGAATCCGTGCGCACGACAGCAGCAACGGCAGTAAGTATGCGTAGGAAAGGACCCCGTCCCATGGATTTCGTGGCCCGTGATGCCGCCGCCCGTACCGGCAAGGTGACCTTCGTCGGTGCCGGTCCCGGCGCCGCCGACCTGCTGACGTTCCGTGCGGCGCGCGCCATCGCCGAGGCCGACGTCGTGATCTGGGCGGCGAGCCTGGTGCAGGCGGAGGTGCTCCAGCACGCGCGGGAGGACGCGGAGGTTCTGGACTCGGCGACGATGTCGCTGGAGGACGTCGTGGCCGTCTACCGGCGGGCGTTGGCCCAGGGGCTGCGGGTGGCCCGTATCCACTCCGGCGACCCGGCGCTGTGGGGCGGTACGCAGGAGCAGCTGGACCGGTGCGCGGAGATCGGCATCGCGACCGAGGTCGTGCCCGGCGTCTCCGCCTTCTCCGCCGTGGCCGCGCTGGCGCAGCGTGAGCTGACGATCCCGGAGGTGGCGCAGTCCGTCGTCCTCACCCGGCTCGGCGGCGGCAAGACGCCGATGCCGCCCGGGGAGGAGGTCCGCGAGTTCGCGAAGCACGGGACGACCATGGCGGTGTTCCTGTCGGCGGCGCGCAGCGGGCAGCTGGTGCGGGAGCTGCTGGAGGGCGGGTACCCGACGGACACGCCGGTCGTCGTCGCTTACCAGGCCACCTGGCCGGAGGAGCTGGTCGTGCGGTGCACGGTCGGCACCCTGGAGGAGACGGTCAAGGAGCACAAGCTCTGGAAGCACACCCTGTTCCTGGTCGGTCCGGCCCTCGACGCGCACGGCACGCGCTCGCACCTGTACCACCCGGGGCACTTCCACGGTTACCGGAAGGCCGATCCAGAGGCGCGGCGTGAGCTGCGTGCGCGGGGTGCGAGCACGTGATCACCGTGGTGGGCATGGGCGCCGGTGCGCCCCCGGGCGCGGACGTCGCCGCCGGGGCGGAGCTGGTCGTCGGCGGGCGGCGGCACCTGGACGCCGTACGGCTGCCCGAGGGGGCCGAGCGGGTCGTCCTCGGGGCGCTGGCGCCCGCCCTGGACACGGTCGCGGAGTACGTCGCGAAGGAACGGCCGGTGGTCGTGCTGGCCTCCGGCGACCCGGGGTTCTTCGGGATCGTGCGGGTGCTGGCCGAGCGGTTCGGGGCTCAGCGGCTGGACGTGCGACCCGGGGTGTCCTCCGTGGCCGCCGCCTTCGCGCGCGCCGGGCTGCCGTGGGACGACGCCGTGGTGGCCAGCGCGCACGGGCGGGACCTGCGGACGGCGGTGAACCTGTGCCGGGCGCACCCGAAGGTCGCCGTGCTGACCGGGCCGGGGGCCGGTCCGGCGGAGCTGGGCGCCGCGCTGCGGGGGGACGCCCGGGTCCTGGTCGTCGCGTCCTCGCTGGGCTCCGGCGAGGAGCGGGTGGAGCGGGTGACGCCCGCCGAGGCCGCCGGGCGGGACTGGGGGTCGGCGGTGAGCGTGGTGCTGTGCCTGGACGAGGCGCGGGCGCTGGGGCCGGTGCGCTCGGTCGCCGGGCCGCGGACGGGCCCCGGTGGCTGGGCCCTGGACGAGACGGAGTTCGCCCACCGCGACTCGATGATCACCAAGTTCGAGGTGCGGGCGCTGGCGCTGGCCCGGCTCGGGCCCCGGCCCGGGGACCTGGTGTGGGACGTCGGGGCCGGCTCGGGGTCCGTGGCCGTGGAGTGCGCGCGGCTCGGCGCCGCCGTCACCGCCGTGGAGAAGACGCCGGACGGCGTGGAGCGGGTCCGCGCCAACGCCGCCGCGCACGGTCTGGACGTGCGGGTGGTGCACGGGGCGGCTCCCGCGGTGCTGTCCGGCCTGGATGCTCCGGACGATCCGGACGCCGTGTTCGTCGGGGGCGGCGGGCGCGAACTGCCGTCGATCGTCGCCGCCTGCGCGCGGCGCGCCCGGCGCGCCGTGGTCGTCGCGATGGCCGCGCTGGACCGGGTGCCGGCGGCCCGCGAGGCGCTGCTCGACGCCGGGCTGGAGTGTGACGGGGTGCTGCTGCAGTCGTCCCGGCTGGCACCGCTGCCGGGTGACGTGACCCGGCTCGCGGCCACCAATCCCGTGTTCCTGCTGTGGGGCGTCAGGCCGCACAGCCGTACCGAAGGAGTTGCCCCTTGATCGGCCTCATTTCCGCCACCGCGGCGGGAGCGGCGGCGCGGGACCGGCTGGCCGCGGCGTGGCCGGACCGCACGCGCGTGTACGGGGGTCCCGTCGCGGACGCCGTGCGGACCGCGTTCGCCGAGTGCGAGCAGCTCGTGTGCTTCCTGGCCACGGGGGCCGTGGTCCGGCTGGTGGCGCCGCTGCTGGACGACAAGCGGACGGACCCGGGTGTGGTCTGCGTCGACGAGGGCGGGCGGTTCGCCGTGTCGCTGGTCGGCGGCCACGGCGGCGGCGCCAACGAACTGGCCCGCGCGGTCGGCGGGGTACTGGGCGCGGAGCCGGTGGTGACGACGGCGACGGACGCCGTGGGCCTGCCCGGCCTGGACACGCTCGGGCTGCCCGTGGAGGGTGACGTCGCCGGGGTCTCGCGGGCCCTGCTGGACGGCGACCCGGTGGCGCTGCGGGCGGAGGTGAGCTGGCCGCTGCCGCCGCTGCCGGTCGCCGGGGACGGGGCGTACACGGTCCGGCTGACCGACCGTCTGGTGGAGCCGGCCGGGCGCGAGGCCGTACTGCGTCCGCCGTCCCTGGTGGTCGGCGTCGGCGCGTCGAAGGGCGCGCCGGTCGACGAGGTGCTCGGGCTGGTGGAGGACGCCCTGCGGGACGCCGGGCTGTCCGCCGCGTCGGTCGCCGAGCTGGCCACCGTGGACGCCAAGGCTCAGGAGCCCGGGATCGTGGGCGCCGCCGAGCGGCTGGGCGTGCCCCTGGTGACGTACGCCGCCGACGAGCTGGCGGGCGTCGAGGTGCCCAACCCCTCCGACGCCCCGCTCGCGGCCGTGGGCACGCCCTCGGTCGCGGAGGCGGCGGCGCTGGTGGGCGGCGGCGAACTGCTCGTGCCCAAGCGGAAGTCGGCGGCGTCGCCCGCGATGGCGACCTGCGCGGTCGTACGGCGGCCGGGGCGCGGGCGGCTCGCGGTGGTCGGGCTCGGGCCTGGCGCCCGGGACCTGGTGACGCCCCGCGCGCAGGCCGAGTTGCGGCGGGCGTCGGTGCTGGTCGGGCTCGACCAGTACGTCGACCAGATCCGCGACCTGCTGCGGCCCGGCACGCGCGTCCTGGAGTCGGGGCTCGGCGCCGAGGAGGAGCGGGCCCGGACAGCGGTCGAACAGGCCCGGCGCGGGCATGCCGTGGCGCTGATCGGCAGCGGGGACGCGGGGGTGTACGCCATGGCCTCGCCCGCGCTGGCGGAGGCGTCCGACGACATCGACGTGGTCGGGGTGCCGGGCGTGACGGCGGCGCTGGCGGCCGGGGCGATCCTGGGCGCGCCGCTCGGCCACGACCACGTGTCGATCAGCCTCTCCGACCTGCACACGCCGTGGGAGGTCATCGAGCGGCGGGTGCGGGCGGCGGCCGAGGCGGACATCGTCGTGACGTTCTACAACCCGCGCAGCCGGGGCCGGGACTGGCAGCTGCCCAAGGCGCTGGCGATCCTCGCGGAGCACCGGGAGCCGGCGACGCCGGTGGGTGTCGTGCGCAACGCGTCCCGCGCGGACGAGTCCAGCCGCCTCACCACGCTCGCCGGCCTCGACCCGGCGACGGTCGACATGATGACGGTCGTGACGGTGGGCAACACCGCGACCCGCCGGATCGCCGGGCGCATGGTGACGCCGCGCGGCTACCGGTGGCAGGAGGAACCGAAGTGAACCGTGTCGTCCATCCCATCGAGCAGGAGTCCTACCGGCGGCTGCGCGCCCGCCTGGACACCTCGCACTTCCCGCCGCTGACCCGGGCGGTGGTGGAGCGGGTCATCCACTCCGCCGCCGACCTGGAGTACGCGAGCGACCTCGTGACCGACGAGGCCGCGCTGGAGAAGGCCTACGCCGCGCTGCACGCCGGGGCGCCCGTCGTGGTGGACGTCGAGATGGTCGCGGCCGGGATCACCCGGCGGGAGACCGTCTGCCGGCTGAAGGACGCCGTGGCCGGGCCGGACCTGACCCGTTCGGCGCACGCGATCCGGCTCGCGTACGAGCAGGTCGGTCCCGGTGCCCTCTGGGTGATCGGCAACGCGCCGACCGCCCTGGAGGAGCTGCTCACCCTGGACGCCGACCCGGCGCTCGTCGTCGGTCTGCCCGTCGGCTTCGTCGGCGCGGCCGAGTCCAAGGCCGCGTTGCGCGACAGCGGACTGCCCGCCGTCAGCAACGTGTCCGAGAAGGGCGGCTCGGCGGTCGCCGCCGCCGCGCTCAACGCCCTGCTGTACCACCCCGCTCACTACCCCGAGCACTCCGAGTATCCCGAGCATTCCGAGCATTCCGAGGAGAAATCGTGACCACCCCCCCGCCCGCCCTGCTCGTCGCCGGACACGGCACCCGGGACGAGGCCGGAGCCGAGGCCTTCCGCGACTTCGTGCGCGAGCTGGGCCGCCGCCACCCCGAGCTGCCCGTCGCGGGCGGCTTCATCGAGCTGTCCCCGCCGCCGCTCGGCGAGGCGGTCACCGAGCTGGTCGAGCGCGGGGTGCGCCGGTTCGCCGCGGTGCCGCTGATGCTGGTGTCCGCCGGACACGCCAAGGGCGACATCCCGGCGGCGCTGTCCCGCGAGAAGGAGCGCCACCCCGGCATCTCGTACACGTACGGGCGTCCGCTGGGCCCGCACCCGGCGCTGCTGCGGGTGCTGGAGCGGCGGCTGGCCGAGGCGGTCGACCCGTCCTGGGAGCCGTCCGAGGTGACCGTGCTGCTGGTGGGGCGCGGGTCGACGGACCCGGACGCCAACGCCGAGGTGTTCAAGGCGGCGCGGCTGCTGTGGGAGGGGCGCGGGTACGGGGCCGTGGAGACGGCGTTCGTGTCGCTGGCGAAGCCGGACGTGCCCGGCGGCCTGGAGCGGTGCGTGCGGCTGGGGGCGCGGCGGGTCGTGGTGCTGCCGTACTTCCTGTTCACGGGCATCCTCCCGGACCGGGTCCGGCACCAGACCGAGGAGTGGGCCGCCGCGCACCCGGAGACCGAGGTGCGGTCGGCGGACGTCATCGGCCCGGAGCCGGAGCTGCTGGACCTGGTGTGGGAGCGGTACGAGGAGGCCGTGAAGGGCGACCTGAGGATGAACTGCGACTCCTGCGTGTACCGGATCGCGCTGCCGGGGTTCGAGGACAAGGTGGGGCTGCCGCAGCAGCCGCACTTCCACCCCGACGACGACGGTCATCACCACCACGGGCACCATCACGGGCATGGACACGCACACACCCACGCACACTGAGGCCGGGGGGCCGCACACCGGGCACCAGGGCCCCGACCTGCGGCACCACGGTGACGCCGAGGTGCGCGGCGACGGTTCGGCGCTGGTGGACCTCGCGGTGAACGTCCGCGCGGACACGCCCCCGGCCTGGCTGCGCGAGCACGTCGCCGGTTCGCTCGGCTCCCTCGCGGCCTACCCGGACGGGCGGGCCGCGCGGGCGGCGGTGGCGGCACGGCACGGGCTGCCGGTGGAGCGGGTGCTGCTGACGGCGGGCGCGGCGGAGGCGTTCGTGCTGCTGGCGCGGGCGCTGAAGGTGCGCCGGCCGGTCGTGGTGCACCCCCAGTTCACGGAGCCGGAGGCGGCGCTGCGGGACGCGGGGCACACGGTCGGCCGGGTGCTGCTGCGGGAGGCGGACGGTTTCCGGCTGGACCCGGCCGCCGTCCCCGAGGACGCGGACCTGGTGGTCGTCGGCAATCCGACGAACCCGACGTCGGTGCTGCACCCGGCGGACGCCCTCGCCGGGCTCGCCCGTCCCGGGCGGACGCTGGTCGTGGACGAGGCGTTCATGGACGCGGTACCGGACGAGCGGGAGGCGCTGGCCGGGCGCACGGACGTGCCCGGGCTGGTGGTCCTGCGCAGTCTCACCAAGACGTGGGGGCTGGCGGGGCTGCGCATCGGGTACGTCCTGGCGGCCCCGGACACGATCGCGGACCTGGAACGCGCCCAGCCCCTGTGGCCCGTGTCCACGCCCGCGCTGGCGGCGGCCGAGGCGTGCGTGGCGCCGCGTGCGCTGGCGGAGGCCGCCCACGCGGCCCACCGCATCGCCGCGGACCGGGCGCACCTGGTCGCCGGGCTGGCCGAGTTCGGCGGCGCCGGGCTGCGGGTCGTGGCTCCGGCCGAGGGTCCCTTCGTCCTCCTCCGCCTCCCGCGGGCCGCCGCCGTGCGCCACCGGCTGCGCGGTCTCGGGTACGCGGTGCGGCGCGGGGACACCTTCCCGGGGCTGGGCGAGGAGTGGCTGCGGCTGGCGGTACGGGGCCGGGCGACGACGGACGGCTTCCTGGGGGCGCTGGGGCGGGCGGTGGCGGAGTCTCCGTGAGCGGGGCGGGGACTTGCGGCCTGCGGAGCCTCACGGCCGTTCCGAGTGCCCTGCCCGGGCCGGACGCGCAGCCGTCCCCGTCGGGCCGACGGGACCGCACGCCCCTCCCATCGGCCCCCACGCGCCAGCTGGCGCCCACCGGTCAGGTACCGGTACCCGCGCGGACCGGCGTACGTCCGACAGGCACTCTTCCCGGGTCCCGTGCGCAGTCCCTCAGAACCTGCGCGCAGGAGCCGGACCGGCCCCACGCCCCCCAGGAGCCGTGCCGGGCCCGCGCGCCGGACTCCCGCGCCTCCCCCGGAGCTTCGCGCGGTGCTCCGCCTGGGGCCCCGCACGGTCTTGCTCCCTCCCGGAACCGGAACCGCCCGGCCGCCGCCGTCGCCGGTTCAGCCGCGCCTGCGCCGGGCCAGCACCAGGGAGCCGCCGCCCGCCAGGACCAGCGCGGCGGCGCCCGCGGCGATGTACGGGGTGGCGGAGCTGCCGCCGGTCTCGGCCAGGTCCGCCTCGGCGCGGGCGCCCTGGGGCTGGACGTCGGCGGCCGGTTCCGCCTCCTGCTCGGCGGCGGGGGGCTCCTCGCCCTTCGCCGGGGGCTGTGCGGCCTCCGATGCCGGGGCGGCCGGGGACTCACAGGTCGCCTCGGCCAGGGTCAGGGTGCCGTCGACCTCGGCGACGTTCAGGTCGAGCGGGTTGACGGACACCTCGAGTTCGAGCGCGGTGGCGGCGGCCGTGGTCGAGGTGGTCCGCGTCTTGGAGAGGTCGAGCCGCACCTCGCCGACGCCGGGCACTTTCACCTCCGTCGGCCCGCCGGTGGTCAGCGTGACCTTCTTGCCGAGGACGGTCACCGCGCCCAGCAGGTTGGCGTCGGCGACCGGCGCCTTCCCGGCCTCGCAGGTCGCCGTGGAGGTGACCTTCCCGACCTCGATCAGGGACAGCAGGGGCAGGCCCGGGACGTGCACCTTGGCGTGGGCCAGCTCGGTGCGGCCCTCGCTCTTCGCCGCGGTCGCCGTCGCCTTCGCCCGGGCCACGTCGGCGCGCAGGACGCTGAAGGGCTTGCCGCCGTCGACGCCGTCGAGGCGGGCGGTCAGCGCGGTCTTCTCGGCGCTCTGGGGTGCCCGCACCTCGTTGAGGGTGACCGTGAGCGGGACGT carries:
- a CDS encoding putative cobaltochelatase, with protein sequence MSMPFPFTAVVGQDDLRLALLLNAVSPAVGGVLVRGEKGTAKSTAVRALSALLPPVDVVSGCRFSCDPDSPDPGCPDGPHEPGAFASRPARMVELPVGASEDRLVGALDIERALAEGVKAFEPGLLADAHRGILYVDEVNLLHDHLVDLLLDAAAMGASYVEREGVSVRHASKFLLVGTMNPEEGELRPQLLDRFGLTVEVAASREPDQRVEVVRRRLAYDDDPAGFAARWADEEAAVRARIVAARALLPSVRLGDGALRQIAATCAAFEVDGMRADIVMARTATALAAWAGRTDVLAEDVRQAALLALPHRRRRNPFDAPGLDEDKLDETLEEFGGQDGDGGGDDDPDPGPDGPGGQPEPDDAPQGDGDAAARPEAGEGGEPQPAGGAGEQSPARAAEPFRTKVLSVPGLGEGAAGRRSRARTEHGRTTGARRPQGALTKLHLAATVQAAAPHQRARGRSGPGLVVRRDDLRQASREGREGNLVLFVVDASGSMAARQRMSAVKGAVLSLLLDAYQRRDKVGLVTFRGSAADVALPPTSSVDAAAVRLESLPTGGRTPLAAGLLKAHEVLRVERLRDPARRALVVVVTDGRATGGPEPVALAGRAARLFAAEGTASVVVDCESGPVRLGLAGRLAGELGGTAVTLDELRADSIAGLVRDVQGTRRAA
- the cobO gene encoding cob(I)yrinic acid a,c-diamide adenosyltransferase translates to MPKGQPSVVPDDGLTTRQRRNRPLVVVHTGIGKGKSTAAFGLALRAWNQGWPIGVFQFVKSAKWKVGEENALRVLGASGEGGSVDWHKMGEGWSWVQRDAQMDNEEKAREGWEQVKRDLAAETYRLYVLDEFAYPMHWGWVDTDEVVSVLRERPGTQHVVITGRNAPEKLVEFADLVTDMSKVKHPMDAGQKGQRGIEW
- a CDS encoding cobyrinate a,c-diamide synthase, with product MVTSSASSSVPRLVVAAPSSGSGKTTVATGLMAALAGRGLAVSPHKVGPDYIDPGYHALATGRVGRNLDAYLCGPELIGPLFLHGARGCDIAVVEGVMGLYDGAAGEGELASTAQVAKVLRAPVVLVVDASSQSRSVAALVHGFVSFDPEVRIGGVILNKVGSDRHEALLREAVDSVGVPVLGVLRRAAQAETPARHLGLVPVAERGSQAVEAVAAMAAQVADGCDLEALVGLARGAGALSCAAWDAGDALVSPPPPPLPVPSLGAAPPDGLKCIAVAGGAAFTFSYAEHSELLTAAGAEVVTFDPLRDEELPEGTAGLVVGGGFPEVYASELSANEPLRKAVAELVLGGAPVAAECAGLLYLCRELDGLPMCGVLDASARMSERLTLGYRDAVAVSDSALAVAGTRMRGHEFHRTVVEPGAGATPAWGMRAPERRVEGFVERGVHASYLHTHWASEPGVARRFVERCRTS
- the cobI gene encoding precorrin-2 C(20)-methyltransferase — protein: MSSRLVGVGVGPGDPELVTVKGVNALRAADVVVVPVMDTGERGRAEATVLHYVGAEKVVRVVFALNERTDRARREAAWDAAGERVAGLLREYGRVAFATIGDPNVYSTFTYLAQTVGELVPGTVVETVPGITAMQDLAARSGAVLTEGTEPLTLVPVTAGAAVLKDALNGPGTVVAYKFGRQAAEVAEALRETGRLDDAVWGSALGLPEESVRAAAELDGGPLPYLSTLIAPARREGGRGGKL
- a CDS encoding ZIP family metal transporter; the protein is MAVFVALGAFLMTLAGGWTAQRVTDRRHLVLGLAGGLMLGVVGLDLLPEALEAAGDEVFGVPEALLLFVAGFLLAHLVERLLAARRAAHGAEEHGHRSPEVGLTAAAAMVGHSAMDGVAIGAAFQVGGGMGAAVAMAVIAHDFADGFNTYTLTSLYGNARRRAVAMLFADAVAPVAGAASTLLFEIPEGVLGAYLGLFGGALLYLAAAEILPEAHHEHPARSTLLCTVAGAAFIWLVVGVAE
- the cobM gene encoding precorrin-4 C(11)-methyltransferase, with protein sequence MDFVARDAAARTGKVTFVGAGPGAADLLTFRAARAIAEADVVIWAASLVQAEVLQHAREDAEVLDSATMSLEDVVAVYRRALAQGLRVARIHSGDPALWGGTQEQLDRCAEIGIATEVVPGVSAFSAVAALAQRELTIPEVAQSVVLTRLGGGKTPMPPGEEVREFAKHGTTMAVFLSAARSGQLVRELLEGGYPTDTPVVVAYQATWPEELVVRCTVGTLEETVKEHKLWKHTLFLVGPALDAHGTRSHLYHPGHFHGYRKADPEARRELRARGAST